TGATATGTCGCTCGGAAGTGACGCGACAAAAAATTTCATTTCTCGCGGTCCCGGCCGCAAACAAACATCATAATTCATCCAAGGCTTCTTTCTATCATTGCAATTCTGTGTAATGTCCCTCTCGCTCGCCTTCAGAAATAGACTACCGCCTGCAACGAAGCTGTCCTGTTTCTCCAGAGGACTGGCCCCTCTCACCAACGGTGTTAAACTGCATTCTGAAAGCTCGCTGGAGTCCCACAGACCTGGACCGTACTCGTGTCCAGTTCGCGAGCGTCGCAGCCGTCTGCGAACGAATGTGAACCACCGTCAACGGGAGGACACTGCCCATGTCTGCCGCTGTCCATCATGCGAACAACAGAGGAGAACCTACGTCTGTCTCCGGACGCCCTGCGTTCGTCGTCTTGATTGTCCCGTCCTTCCCAGAGCGACGGCAGGGCCGTGGCGCCCGCGAAGCGGGGACTTTGCTCCTGGAAATCTCGGCGCATCACTCCGCGtcccccttcgtcttcggcgCCGGCCCAGCCGTCATACGCGTCATTGCATGTCTGATCTGcatcttttcctttctctgaagcTCCGTCCGAGCTCGTGgaacgaagagcgaggagatcTCGACCTCCACGCGAAAACGTGGCGCCACTGCTGCTCGACGCCGAGTGGCTTCGCGCCCCGAACGCGAGGACATGCCCCATGGCCGAGGGCATGCAGCTCTGCGGTCGAATAAAAATGAAGCACGGCCGGAACCGTGACAGACGGAACTGCTGCTCGTCGAGAATGCGCAAcagcttctctttgtcttcttccagaaCAAGACCTTTCTGGGCTGTGTCCTTCACCAGCTGAAAAGCAACACAGACACGTGCAGAGGCATCCTGCTTCAACACAGAGGCGACTGGCAGGGAAAAGACGGACTCCGGGGTCCGCAGGATGAAAGAAACGAAGTTTACCATTGGGGGTTCGAAAGTGAAAGGATTCGCATGCGCAGGTTAAAGGACaaggaaggggaggagaaacTAGCGGAAAAAACTACAGTTCAAACAACGACAAACCAGCACACGTGCAGGCAATCGATTGCGAGCGTTCATATACACGCATGCAAAGCAACACCCACCTCTGCATTTTAAGCCAACTGTAGACAAACACTAAAGAGGAACGGCGACGAAGCGATGAATGCCATGACACGTGTGAACAAACATGAGACTCcatcaaatatatatatatatatatatatatatatatatataccagCAACGCTGCGTACGCCTAGCGAAGTAGAcatgtgcatgtacatacatatatatatatatatatatatatatatagttcGAATTTCACAGCAACTCTTTCCTAACCGTGACTATTAGCCCAATGCCTTAACACGACTATACTGCCGGAAATATGCCCGTATGACATGGACATAATTCGGCATGCAGTCGAAGGTCAGAGGGAACTCGGCAggcatctgcatgcgacgtTCTCAAAATGTTTCcccgtcgcctttctcctcttgaCCACGCACCTTTGTCTTCAAGTTGAGCAAGAGGGTGGCCGCAATTTTGCAGATGGCGACACGGAAGCTGTCTGGATAGCAGTCGCGTATGTACAGCACAAAGCGTTTGGCAGAAAGAATCTGGCGGTTGTAGCTAGCTCTGTCGAAaaaggcacacacacacacacagacgcacCCACACGCCCCTGAGAGGCACACTtaggaagcagagacaggaagtcAAAATCCTGTTTACGAGAGAGCTGCAAAGCAGGGTGGAACATGTGAGGGGACGCAACCAAAGacacgcagagacgaagagacctGAAATGCCAAAGACTCAGGAACAAAGGCATATCCCACCTTGTTCGAACGCGCGGAAAAAAACTGGCTAATGCAAGCCTCGTGGTGCGAGGAGCCGACACCGAAGTGCGAAACTCCCCCGTCAACGTCCACTACCGGGAGAGATCAGTCTTATATGCAAGTTCCTTGCCGTGCAGTTAGAATGACAAGGAACATCCGTCTTGAAGGCTTACAGCAGTTCTTCGCCCATGAGCTGTTGCATGTTTTTCCCTCCCTTCTCCAGGAGCTCTTCGTGGACATCGACGAAGGCAAGGATTTGCTCGAGATCGCTCTGACACGCGCCACTGTTGAGGAGCGAACGCATAAATGCAGATGGAACTCGCCGGCCGCAACAGAACGGAGCAGCGCGAAGGCCACACCAGCCCTGCTGCTgttcttgcatgcagtgaagGCGCGACTGGAGAACACTCCATTCATACTCGAATCCAGTCAGGGTCTGAAGGAGAAAATCCGAATACCACAAAAACTCAAGCGTGACACAAACGAATCACATGCTCTCCCATCTGCCGTGAACATGTACTGGATTACagacgcatatatatatatatatatatatatatgcgcgaTAGGGGAATGCAACTGAAGGCCAAAACAGTAATAGAGTGTCGACAGCAAACTGGAGACTGATGATCCCTTTTTTCGACCTGAGTCTCCTGCGTACCTGGAGCGTCCGCTTTTTCGGGCCTCGTTTGCCTCCCGCCTCTCCAGCTCCGTGCTCGTCCTCCTGGAGGACTTCAGCCCACGCTCGAATGGGATTCTGTCGCACTTTCCCGACAGCAAAGTCGTTGCTGAGATCCAGCGAGGTGTTCAAGCTGAGCAGCGCACTGCCGCCGATGCAGTGCTTGTGGTAGAGGCGGTGGTACATTTCTCTGCACGCGTTGAAAATCATCAAATACAGCTCACCCTCGCGCTCCTTCCTCAACACCTTGCGACGGCTGCcggctctctgcgtcgttcgCGGAGACATCGTTCTCACCTCCCGGCCTCCGCGATCAGGCGACAACGCCGATCCCCGGCGCGGCGTCGCCGGGATCTGCAGAAGAGattggagaagaggaaagacgtACGTGGAAGCTTCACGTCTTCCCATCAGACACGCACGAGCCGGTCACGAAACGAACTTGGGGCAATGTGTCTTCAAAACCAGAAAACGACACAAAGGGCAATACAAGCATCCCCTGCTACCTACCCACGTTCACCGGAAGCACACTCGAAACCGATGtccttgctgcttctcctctctgttcttttggCATTTCGCGTCGCTTCGagttccgtctctcttccccgtcgGCCTGTTCAACTTGTCTCCGAGTGTGGGGTTCTCCTCTACGCACCCCGCCGCTTCCATTTCGTCctggtttctctttcctgtctcgttTCCTACCTCGAAGTAGCTCTCAGAGCTGCCGAGCGACAGGCTGCGTTTGAGGTCGGCGAGACGGTCTGCTTCATCGGCGCTCTGCGCACCTTCGCTGCGCGTGTCTCTTCCGCCTATGGCGCCTGTGCCGGATGGGTTCCGATTGAAGGCGTCGAAGTCAGTGGATTTGGACCTCTCGCGGTCCTTTTGGCCGCGCAGAACTGGCCTTCTGCCCCGAATCAgaatgcgtttttctttttcgccaTGTCTGCCTTTGCGGCTCCAGACAGTCCGACGTGGCGCGGTGCCGCCCGACCCCCGGCGACCAGAGCCCCCGCTGAGGTCTCTACTATGGGCCTTTTCGCCGTTATCTGGCGGCAAGACCAGAGGTGGGACAAGAGTCTTTCCTTGGTCTCCAGACGCATCGCCATCTGCTGCAACAGCCGACGCGGATTTCTCCGAGGTCCGCCTGAAACTAGACGCCCGTGGAATCCCGAGATGACCTCCGGCTCGGCCGCGATCTTTATCTGGGTCCCCGTCCTGCCGCTTATCCACGCTTTTCGCCAGGAGCTTCAGCGGCCAGCGCCCTTCCTCGCCAGACTCAGGCGCCGCCGAGCCTCCGGCGCCGCTGTCCGGAGACCTAACGGCCGATGGAGGCGTCACAGAAGCAGGTGTGTACgcctcatctctctctttcctctctttctcgctccttACACCCCCAGGAGCGGCGAGAGTTGCTGGTGAAGAGGCGCCGGGAGGCAgctcgttctctcctgcgTGGCCAGGTCGTGGGCTcacaggaggagacagcatATTCATCCGAGACGCGTCTGAGCCTCGACGCGATCGGTGtggaagatgcagaagcgaTTGCATGCGCCGTGTCACaccctgaaaaaaacagaaatgTCGGAAAGAAAGAGGTGCGATTGAGAGAGGGATAGACCCAGGAAACTGCACCAAACGGGCTCCGAACGTTTGCAGATGTTATAATACTATTATTGCACAGAAAGGTATGGAACGTGAATacagatacacatatacaaatacagatagatacatatgtatatatgcatatattcgCATTCGAACACAGGGGCTGAAAGCAAGCCTAAAGCGCGTGACACAGTCGTTAAAGAAACCCGGTACCCCTGCCTGATCCAGCGCTAGGATAGTGACAACGTCTGGCGCAAGCAGTCAGTTTCTCATCCGGTGGTCCCTCCACAAAACGTGTAGGAAGTGACTCGAGAACGAACGTAATCTCGTGGCTTCGTCGCCGTCACCCCGTTCCGCATTCTAGTCTTTCGCACCTTTCGTTTCGATTTTCGTTTTTGGATGCCAGGGACTAGGTCTTTGTGGTGGAAGACGAGGGTGGCGTCTGTGTCGAAGCGTGTGGGTGCGCGTCCGTCGTCGGAGCCGTCCTCGTCGCTGTATCTTGGGAAGTCTTTGAGGAcatcgtcctcttctccagcttcgtcTGCAGCTCCTTGGTTCCCGTCCTCGACCTTCCTCGTGCTCAGAAGGCCCTCGCCTGACGTGGAACCATCGTCTCCGACatctttgccttctttcttcttcgccaggGTCCGCGGCGACTCGTCCCCTCCCCGACCGAGAACCGACATCGCCTTACGCCTTGCAGGGATGACGAGGGGCACTGCGAGCCGGCCCGCGGCGCGGACTTTCTTCTCCCAGGCGCCAGAATCCTCGACCTCGTCCTCCTGGTGTCTCCTGCGGCGCGAGTGGAGCACCGAGGTGTGGCCGCGAGACAAAACCGGAGATCGTGTTCCCTCGCCGACCCCGCTGTCgatggctgcatgcgtccgcATGCGTCGGAAGCGAACAGTGTCGAGCAGCGCGTTCGCCCACCCTACAGGGCCGACGTGGTGGCGGCTATCCCTCCAGTCAGCTGCGGCCTCTGGGTCGgagtctccttcgtctctcctgtggGCGGGAGCTCCTCGTCCATCGGTGTCGAACGTGAGTCTCTGTGTGCGCATGCTGGTCAGGCGATAGACCGGGAGCTTCGTCTGAGGATCCTCACCCTCAACAATCACTTCTACGGGCTTGTTGTCGaggtcgtctgtctccgagcCAGACGAGGACGAGTCCGTCGaattcgccttcttttcggCCTCGTCCGCCTCCCGCCGACTGTGGAGACGCAGGCCTCGGGCCTTGCGGCGTCTGGAGCTCGACGCCGCCGCGACCGCCTCTTCGCCGGTCTTCCCAGTTTCTCTCAGATTCTCCGCCATCCTCCCCATCGTGGTTGCGTGTTCGATGAGACGAAGGTTGAACTTTGGATCGAAAGTTGATCCGACGCCAATCCCCACTCCCAGCTCCGGCTTCAAACCTTGCGACAACGCAGCGAGGGTGTGggcctgcttctcctgaAGTCGGACAAGAAGCCAGAGAGAACCCGCGACATAACAAAATGCCACACCCGACAGGCATGCGTTTTTTATGCGGGATACACAGGCATTTACCGCATTGGAAATAGAGAGAGCCCAAAGGAGTAGCAGAGTCGAATGCGGGTGATGTGTCATGGAGAATTACGAACAACAGGAAGCGAGGACCGATAGCGTCGTCTGCAAAGCAGGTCAGATATCTTTGTcaaacgagaggaagaagaagtcgggCATCAATGCGAAGCAAAGCAATAGCGGGAGTATGCCGATACACCCGGGCCTCACCTCTAGTGGATGCATGCTACctcaagagaaaaacgcgaagacgacgagcgCCGTGAGAGCGGCGCGACACAAGAAAAACACCCTCGAGGACAGTCTCGCAAAAACAACACGCAAACGTCTCGGACAGTCGCGACTCGGCGCGAAGCGCGACCCTGTTTAGCGCTTGGTTTCGTCTGAAGTTGAAGAGTGCTCTTCGTTTCAGCTTTGCATTACCAACGAAGCGGTGTTTGCCATCATGGTTGATAAACCGCCATCTTCGTTTCGCTCAAGTCGTCCTTGTGCGCAGCCAGCTACGAACCAAAGTCGGCACGGCCGAGATAGCCAAGGCGGCTTGTGCATAGTCTCTTCGACCTCCTCTCACCTTGTGGTAATTTTTGAGTCTGGCATCCGTTTCGCCGCTCGCTCTGCCGGGTTCGCGTTGGCGAGGACCGATCATGGATGTGCGATGGGAAAGGCCCCCATCGGTGTGCCCCACAGGCTGGCTGTGGAAGACGACGGACGGCGCCTGTGAGATGACGGGCGACTGATTGGTCTCTGCCTCGACAGGAAGCGCTTGGCTTTTCACGGAGTACCGCGGCGAGAGTTGTGCAGATTCGGCGCCGCGCTCGACTTCTCTGGAGCCCAGAAAGGTGTTCGGCAAACCTTCAGCGACCCCCTTGGGCTCCTTGTCGTCTTCGGCCGCTCTCGTCGCGACACGCTTGTCGACCTCGCGGTCGCTGTCACCTCCGGCATGGGTGCCGTCAGGCGCGGCACTCTGAGGGGTCAGCAGAATGCTCCCACTCGACCCAGGAGGCGCCAAGAACATCGACTTCTCTCCCGCCGACCGCGACAGGCCTCGCCCCAGACTACCAGAACCGAAAGCGCTGTCTCTGGGCAACCCAAGCCCAGAGGACGCCGgcgacagaaggcgaggatCGGCACTCGAACTCCCGTAGGCGGTCGTCTCGGGGAGCTCGCGGCCTCCAGGCCCGCCAGCTCTGTCGCCATCACGGACTTGGTCGAGGGCCATCGAAAAGGCTGCACGCAGAGCACCGACccgttctttttcgtcttcgcgtttctccgcctcttctcgcagCGCTTCTCCCTGCTCCAAGGCGAGGGTCGCACGCGCCTCTGGAGGCAACACCGCCGCCGTCGCCATGCGCTTCACGACGGTCATCGCCGGACCCGTCGAGTACGCAGTCGGAACCACCCACGTATTAAACGAGGCCTCGTGGAGACAGCTGAGGGCGACGCTGATGTCGGGGGCCTTCAAGTTCAGATTCCCCAGTCTGTCCACTTTTCGCCAACCCAAGGCAGGCACCACTTTGTCTGCGTACACCAACACGTCGGTCCCTGCACGCcgaacagagaggacagcAGGCCTGCGCGAAAAACGAGGTGCAGTCTGTCGTCGAAGCGCGAAAGAGACCTGAAGCGGGAAGGGGGGTGAGAGGAacggggggagggggggggaggggggggggagggaggGCGGGTCGAGAAGACGCGTAAGAGAGCGTGTGGAAtcacagaagaaggcaagagacGTGAGTTCGAGGCCAAGGTGGAAACGCAGCAATGGGGCGAAGACGTGACTTGAGTGACAGGTAACATCCTTGAACACACGTCGAAAAAAGACGTTAACCATGCAAGGGTGCACGGAGGAATACAGAAAGAGAACTCAGAGTAGATGAGGTCAAAAAGAAGAATGGAAGCATGTAAGATATGACGCAACGGGACAGGAGTGCGTGAcctgagaaagaaagacTAAGAGACAAAACAAAACTGAGGCGCGAACCCAGGAAAGAGGTCAGGGCAAAtacaaggagagaagcggccaCAGGGACGACATCACAATGAGAGACATAAGACGccaagaagcgaaaaaaaacagagactgGAGACAACTTACCGTTGAAGAGCCAGTGATTGTTGAGAGCTTGCTTTTCTTCCATGTACTGATAATCGATCATTTTCATGACAGCTTCAAGATACACGCGGCGAAACGGTTTCGGTGGATACGGGTTGAGCCACCGGTAGAGGAGCTCGAAAGTCATTCCGTGGACGACGAGAATGAGGAAGACACTCCCCgaaatgaagaaggaaagagccTTCGTCAACTCGCTTTCGAGATTTCCGTCACGCTCGATTCGCAAGCCAAGCGCCAACACAATGCCCCCACGGAGACCACcccagaagagaagaatcgCCTGCAGACCGCAAAAacgcatttgcatgcagtcacaTCTCAAGAGCTCCCCgacagcagcagcgacgaTGTGCAATGAACGCGCGAGACGGCCTCGTCGATAGCagtcaaaaaaaacgacATTAAACGCTAATCACGAAGTTCTAGAGACGGAATTCAGGAGACAGATTTCAGACTTGACCAGACCGCTaaagacagaggcgagaaactgagaggaaacaggcagcacgagaacgagggaaacagacagagaaacagggagagtgagaaaaagagaacacaaGACTAACAGGCAAGGAAAGGCCTCGGG
This genomic interval from Toxoplasma gondii ME49 chromosome VIIb, whole genome shotgun sequence contains the following:
- a CDS encoding Na+/H+ exchanger NHE1 (encoded by transcript TGME49_259200~Product name based on PMID:15173192.~Predicted trans-membrane domain (TMHMM2.0):226-249:343-366:375-398:479-502:521-544:556-579:593-613:633-656:675-698:710-730:749-769:781-801), which gives rise to MGTEKSRRESADREGPASPLLVQYKENATCSGRKEETEAKEEEAELGCWRVHDGTRAAREEESLSFSPPPPSACGTHHSARLDVTKETGTSPRASSASRPSGTPAGSASSDDGDTSLPPRGVGHAEPQDFPGVAATAVAPPGGVSFRRRQPYGSEKGEPNKSANGADYGNETGKAVKWRKAPRTSSHKGETMNALALLGAPSASRDSARWSSSESSRSWASPEKTEFSVTRACLPLTALLLLIFSSLLFKALPNYLGRPIERSHAGFGSTAQQVLANLVFQSAEPSAASAFSPEDLPASFAVPHHSVGPRRLAAETGKETAAPVSGTGSGAGSRCDEPPEEENPIASTLSFFCFLFFAAVFLQWLVSKIPSYPPPVSVVWFVFGMVAYGVASIPSLLPPQTQEKARLEATEGMDGHARAAESNTGIGEVPLIGHNSLQTGILEMRVIDSNVVYFVLVPILLYEATQSINWHKFKRFLAGGLLLAVLGVAVQVGILGVMFYYTYMQQYVPNTADSDQSPLTAAFLLASTLSSTDPVAVLSVLNAVNASDKLCTMFDGESLINDGSAVLLFQFFFYLLQGFSETPLSTFIMFMKLLFAGPALGCFLGFLVYLWLNCFRKYPMTQCLAVITVCYIAYFVAEVAFSLSGPLTAVCYGLFIKSYGHIALDREAQHKHHTLVEGLGLMANCAIFIISGIVTYGMMSSVFHRSDGGTYWLHLFLTYIFLNVARIFMIALFSPFLRRTGYGLSWKEAILLFWGGLRGGIVLALGLRIERDGNLESELTKALSFFISGSVFLILVVHGMTFELLYRWLNPYPPKPFRRVYLEAVMKMIDYQYMEEKQALNNHWLFNGTDVLVYADKVVPALGWRKVDRLGNLNLKAPDISVALSCLHEASFNTWVVPTAYSTGPAMTVVKRMATAAVLPPEARATLALEQGEALREEAEKREDEKERVGALRAAFSMALDQVRDGDRAGGPGGRELPETTAYGSSSADPRLLSPASSGLGLPRDSAFGSGSLGRGLSRSAGEKSMFLAPPGSSGSILLTPQSAAPDGTHAGGDSDREVDKRVATRAAEDDKEPKGVAEGLPNTFLGSREVERGAESAQLSPRYSVKSQALPVEAETNQSPVISQAPSVVFHSQPVGHTDGGLSHRTSMIGPRQREPGRASGETDARLKNYHKEKQAHTLAALSQGLKPELGVGIGVGSTFDPKFNLRLIEHATTMGRMAENLRETGKTGEEAVAAASSSRRRKARGLRLHSRREADEAEKKANSTDSSSSGSETDDLDNKPVEVIVEGEDPQTKLPVYRLTSMRTQRLTFDTDGRGAPAHRRDEGDSDPEAAADWRDSRHHVGPVGWANALLDTVRFRRMRTHAAIDSGVGEGTRSPVLSRGHTSVLHSRRRRHQEDEVEDSGAWEKKVRAAGRLAVPLVIPARRKAMSVLGRGGDESPRTLAKKKEGKDVGDDGSTSGEGLLSTRKVEDGNQGAADEAGEEDDVLKDFPRYSDEDGSDDGRAPTRFDTDATLVFHHKDLVPGIQKRKSKRKGVTRRMQSLLHLPHRSRRGSDASRMNMLSPPVSPRPGHAGENELPPGASSPATLAAPGGVRSEKERKERDEAYTPASVTPPSAVRSPDSGAGGSAAPESGEEGRWPLKLLAKSVDKRQDGDPDKDRGRAGGHLGIPRASSFRRTSEKSASAVAADGDASGDQGKTLVPPLVLPPDNGEKAHSRDLSGGSGRRGSGGTAPRRTVWSRKGRHGEKEKRILIRGRRPVLRGQKDRERSKSTDFDAFNRNPSGTGAIGGRDTRSEGAQSADEADRLADLKRSLSLGSSESYFEIPATPRRGSALSPDRGGREVRTMSPRTTQRAGSRRKVLRKEREGELYLMIFNACREMYHRLYHKHCIGGSALLSLNTSLDLSNDFAVGKVRQNPIRAWAEVLQEDEHGAGEAGGKRGPKKRTLQTLTGFEYEWSVLQSRLHCMQEQQQGWCGLRAAPFCCGRRVPSAFMRSLLNSGACQSDLEQILAFVDVHEELLEKGGKNMQQLMGEELLASYNRQILSAKRFVLYIRDCYPDSFRVAICKIAATLLLNLKTKLVKDTAQKGLVLEEDKEKLLRILDEQQFRLSRFRPCFIFIRPQSCMPSAMGHVLAFGARSHSASSSSGATFSRGGRDLLALRSTSSDGASEKGKDADQTCNDAYDGWAGAEDEGGRGVMRRDFQEQSPRFAGATALPSLWEGRDNQDDERRASGDRRRFSSVVRMMDSGRHGQCPPVDGGSHSFADGCDARELDTSTVQVCGTPASFQNAV